A genomic stretch from Psychrilyobacter piezotolerans includes:
- a CDS encoding ferritin-like domain-containing protein, producing MGTRGREIVNLDVDELIKLLNEAFADEWLAYYQYWIGAQVVKGPMREATVAELLQHATEELTHAQWICDRIIQLEGDPLLSPEALLKETSCGYTTPSDSYVEEILKQNIAGEQCAINAYKNLMDFTKDKDVVTYNLALKILEQEEEHEEDLQAILQDIKIMMEKVKK from the coding sequence ATGGGGACAAGAGGTAGAGAGATTGTGAATTTAGATGTGGATGAATTAATAAAGTTATTAAATGAGGCATTTGCAGATGAATGGCTTGCATATTATCAATATTGGATAGGGGCTCAGGTTGTAAAAGGACCCATGAGAGAAGCTACAGTTGCAGAACTTTTACAGCATGCTACTGAAGAACTTACACATGCACAGTGGATTTGTGACAGGATAATTCAGCTTGAAGGGGATCCATTACTTTCACCGGAAGCTTTACTTAAGGAAACTTCTTGCGGGTATACAACCCCGTCAGATTCCTATGTGGAAGAAATATTAAAACAAAATATAGCTGGAGAACAATGTGCCATTAATGCATACAAAAATCTAATGGATTTTACAAAAGATAAAGATGTGGTAACTTACAACCTAGCTCTTAAAATATTGGAGCAGGAAGAAGAACATGAAGAAGATTTACAGGCAATTTTACAGGATATTAAGATTATGATGGAAAAAGTTAAAAAATAG
- a CDS encoding SIR2 family protein, with translation MRGLIESIQDKNAILFIGAGVSMNLGLPSWNSLLDYIAEELKYEPEVFKSFGNALTLAEYYKIKNGGIGPLRSWMDRNWHGNHIKIENSKIHKLIFDLDFPIIYTTNYDRWIERTYDCYKKKYKKITNVGDLVNLNGMVTQIIKFHGDFDDEKSIVLTESSYFERLDFETPLDIKLRSDILGKSILFIGYSLHDINLRYLLYKLNKLWENSNQSSSRPKSYIFLVDSNPVEDLILEKRGIKTFTSENKNPSESLLEFLEELNNNLSE, from the coding sequence ATGAGGGGATTAATTGAATCAATTCAGGATAAAAATGCTATTTTATTTATTGGTGCCGGGGTATCGATGAACCTGGGGCTGCCTTCGTGGAATTCACTGCTGGATTATATTGCTGAGGAATTAAAATATGAACCTGAAGTTTTTAAATCTTTTGGAAATGCACTGACATTGGCAGAATATTATAAAATAAAGAACGGTGGTATCGGCCCGCTGAGGAGCTGGATGGATAGAAACTGGCATGGCAATCATATAAAAATTGAGAATTCCAAAATACATAAATTAATATTTGATCTGGATTTTCCCATTATATATACTACAAACTATGACAGGTGGATAGAAAGAACATACGACTGCTACAAAAAAAAATATAAGAAAATAACCAATGTAGGAGATCTGGTGAATTTAAATGGTATGGTTACCCAGATTATTAAATTTCATGGGGATTTTGATGATGAAAAATCCATTGTATTGACTGAATCCAGCTACTTTGAAAGGCTGGACTTTGAAACACCGCTGGATATTAAACTCAGGTCGGATATACTGGGTAAATCAATTTTATTTATCGGATACAGTCTTCATGATATCAATCTTCGATACCTCCTCTATAAGCTGAATAAACTTTGGGAAAATAGTAACCAATCGAGCTCGAGACCCAAATCTTACATATTTTTAGTGGATTCCAACCCTGTAGAAGATTTAATCTTAGAAAAAAGAGGGATTAAAACTTTTACTTCGGAAAATAAAAATCCCAGCGAGAGTCTGCTTGAATTTTTGGAAGAACTAAATAATAATTTATCAGAATAG
- the wrbA gene encoding NAD(P)H:quinone oxidoreductase, which translates to MTKILILYYSMYGHVETMAKAVAKGAGSIDEVEVTIKRVPETMSEEAARNAGAKLDQEAPIASVEELPKYDAIIFGTPTRFGNMCSQMRNFLDQTGKHWMDGALIGKVGSVFVSTASQHGGQETTITSFHTTLFHHGMIVVGVPYSCQAILNMEEISGGTPYGATTLAGADGSRKPSENELKIARFQGEHVAKAAKKMAASSIESDCPSDTSGIH; encoded by the coding sequence ATGACAAAGATATTGATCCTATATTACAGCATGTACGGCCATGTGGAAACCATGGCAAAAGCCGTAGCCAAAGGTGCTGGTAGTATTGATGAGGTTGAAGTAACTATTAAGAGGGTGCCGGAAACTATGTCTGAAGAAGCCGCACGTAATGCAGGGGCTAAATTAGATCAGGAGGCTCCTATTGCATCGGTTGAAGAGCTCCCGAAATATGATGCCATTATTTTTGGAACCCCTACCAGATTTGGGAATATGTGTTCCCAGATGAGGAATTTTCTGGACCAGACAGGAAAACACTGGATGGATGGAGCTCTAATCGGAAAGGTAGGAAGTGTATTTGTCTCTACTGCCTCTCAGCATGGAGGCCAGGAGACAACAATAACTTCATTTCATACCACCCTATTCCATCATGGGATGATCGTTGTAGGAGTTCCTTACTCATGTCAGGCAATCCTCAACATGGAGGAGATCAGCGGCGGTACTCCCTATGGGGCTACTACCCTTGCAGGGGCAGATGGAAGCCGGAAACCATCGGAAAATGAACTAAAAATCGCACGTTTTCAAGGGGAACATGTAGCCAAGGCTGCAAAGAAAATGGCTGCTTCATCCATTGAATCAGACTGCCCAAGCGATACATCGGGCATACATTAG
- a CDS encoding ABC transporter permease: MKINKYLNFWNIISITSLALIFLFLIYPSFSLVSESFISSTTGKLTLENYIDFFSLPYYFNALKHSLAVCFATTVFATLIGIPVAYFMSRTNIYFKGFLDLVIMISLLSPPFIGAYSWILLLGRNGWITNLLSPFGIVMPTIYGFTGIVIVFTLKFFPYVYIYTSGALNSIDASLEEASENLGMSRLQRLFTVTFPLVMPSITAGALMVFMTSLADFGTPMLIGEGYKVLPVMIYDEFMSEMGGDATVASTISVVVVACSTIVLFLQKYLISRKNYKMNALRPPKTSILKPSSRVSATVFVGVISFIAFLPQLVVIYTSFLKTNGPLFVSGFSLDSYYEIMNKLSSNIYNTFLYSIISILIMLLLGLVLSYIIFKKKNRLAPILDILIMFPYVIPGSVLGIGLLVCFNKRPLLLSGTGFILIVSYIIRKLAYTVRSGTAILHQIDPSIEEASINLGVSPMKTFFKVTAVMMGPGIFSGLILSWISTINELSSTIILYTGKTGTIAVAIYTEVIRDSFGSAAALSTILTIISILSILMFKFFSRGKKLNI, encoded by the coding sequence ATGAAGATAAATAAATATTTAAACTTCTGGAATATAATTTCCATAACATCTCTGGCACTTATATTTTTGTTTTTGATCTATCCTTCATTTTCCCTGGTAAGTGAAAGTTTTATAAGTTCTACAACAGGAAAATTGACTTTAGAAAACTATATAGATTTCTTTTCCCTGCCTTATTATTTCAATGCGTTAAAGCATAGTTTAGCAGTTTGTTTTGCTACAACTGTCTTTGCCACTTTAATAGGGATTCCTGTGGCTTATTTTATGAGCAGGACCAATATATATTTCAAAGGATTTTTAGATCTGGTTATCATGATCTCCCTCCTGTCTCCTCCATTTATCGGGGCATATTCTTGGATCTTGCTCTTGGGGAGAAACGGATGGATCACTAACCTGCTGAGCCCCTTTGGAATAGTTATGCCTACTATCTATGGATTTACAGGGATAGTAATTGTATTTACTCTAAAATTCTTCCCCTATGTATATATCTATACTTCGGGAGCTCTAAACAGTATCGACGCTTCTTTGGAGGAGGCTTCTGAAAACTTAGGTATGAGCAGATTGCAGAGATTATTCACAGTAACTTTTCCTCTGGTTATGCCTTCTATCACTGCCGGAGCTCTTATGGTATTTATGACATCCCTGGCTGATTTTGGAACGCCTATGCTGATCGGTGAAGGATATAAGGTTTTACCTGTTATGATCTATGATGAGTTTATGAGTGAAATGGGTGGAGATGCCACTGTTGCAAGTACTATCAGTGTTGTGGTTGTAGCCTGTTCTACCATTGTACTTTTCCTTCAGAAATATCTTATTTCCAGGAAAAACTACAAGATGAATGCCCTCAGGCCGCCGAAAACATCTATACTTAAACCCAGCAGCAGAGTTTCAGCTACTGTATTTGTAGGAGTTATATCATTTATAGCATTCCTGCCCCAGTTAGTTGTTATCTATACTTCGTTTTTAAAAACCAACGGGCCGTTATTTGTTTCAGGATTTAGTTTAGACAGTTATTATGAAATTATGAATAAACTTTCATCTAATATCTATAATACATTCCTGTATTCTATTATATCTATATTGATCATGTTATTATTAGGGCTTGTCCTCTCTTATATTATCTTTAAGAAGAAAAACAGATTGGCTCCTATCTTGGATATTTTAATTATGTTTCCCTATGTTATTCCGGGATCGGTCCTGGGAATAGGATTATTGGTATGTTTTAATAAAAGACCATTACTTTTAAGCGGAACAGGGTTTATCCTTATAGTTTCCTATATTATCAGGAAATTAGCATATACAGTGAGATCGGGAACAGCTATCCTGCACCAGATAGATCCCAGTATAGAAGAAGCTTCTATAAATTTAGGAGTTTCTCCTATGAAGACATTCTTTAAGGTCACAGCTGTCATGATGGGTCCCGGTATATTTTCCGGATTGATCCTCAGCTGGATCTCAACTATAAATGAACTGAGTTCAACAATTATATTATATACTGGAAAAACAGGAACTATTGCTGTTGCAATATATACAGAAGTTATTCGTGATAGTTTTGGAAGTGCTGCTGCCCTTTCAACTATCCTGACAATTATATCTATTCTTTCTATTCTTATGTTTAAATTCTTTTCCAGGGGAAAAAAATTAAACATCTAA
- a CDS encoding rubredoxin, producing the protein MERWACTVCGYVYIPEIGHKKSGIPAGTKWEDIPENWSCPLCGTGKNQFEKL; encoded by the coding sequence ATGGAAAGGTGGGCATGTACAGTCTGCGGTTATGTATATATCCCAGAAATAGGGCATAAAAAGTCAGGAATTCCAGCTGGAACAAAATGGGAAGATATTCCAGAAAACTGGAGCTGTCCATTGTGTGGTACAGGAAAAAATCAATTTGAAAAATTATAA
- a CDS encoding ABC transporter ATP-binding protein — protein MEKYSFRKGVRKKMGVNIKDLTKKYDDFIAVNKADLDIKRGEFFTLLGPSGCGKTTLLRMIAGFNEITSGDVIISGNKINNTPAHKRNIGMVFQNYAIFPHMSVFENVAYGLKARKVSKTEIKERVLNALEMVEMGDQATKEPAELSGGQQQRVALARAIVIHPEILLMDEPLSNLDAKLRVKMRATIKKLQSSLDITTIYVTHDQEEALAVSDRIAVMNRGRVQQIGTPEEIYSSPANAFVANFIGTSNFIYDTALTGDPAKLLSVRPEDTLIVEKDSGTINGEITLTTFLGECVSYEVKLENGEEIEVKVFSKDTGIKHMGEKVGILFPEDKRKHFDKSEES, from the coding sequence ATGGAAAAATATAGTTTCAGGAAAGGAGTAAGAAAAAAAATGGGTGTTAATATTAAAGACCTAACTAAGAAATACGATGATTTTATAGCTGTTAATAAAGCTGATTTAGATATAAAAAGAGGTGAATTTTTTACCCTCCTTGGACCTTCCGGCTGCGGAAAAACCACTCTCCTCCGGATGATTGCAGGATTTAACGAGATCACCTCCGGGGATGTTATTATAAGCGGGAATAAAATAAACAATACTCCTGCTCATAAAAGAAATATAGGAATGGTTTTTCAAAACTACGCCATCTTCCCTCATATGAGTGTATTTGAAAATGTGGCTTATGGATTAAAAGCCAGGAAGGTCTCTAAAACAGAGATAAAAGAAAGAGTTTTAAATGCTCTTGAGATGGTTGAGATGGGAGACCAGGCGACAAAAGAACCTGCTGAACTTTCCGGTGGACAGCAGCAAAGGGTAGCTCTTGCCAGAGCTATCGTTATCCATCCTGAGATCCTTTTAATGGATGAACCCCTGTCTAACCTGGATGCTAAACTCAGAGTTAAGATGAGAGCTACCATAAAAAAACTTCAGTCTTCTTTGGATATCACAACTATCTATGTAACTCATGACCAGGAGGAAGCACTTGCTGTTTCAGACAGGATCGCAGTTATGAATAGAGGAAGAGTTCAGCAGATCGGAACTCCTGAAGAGATATATTCCTCTCCTGCCAATGCATTTGTTGCTAATTTTATAGGTACCTCAAACTTTATCTACGATACTGCTCTTACAGGAGATCCTGCAAAGCTTCTTTCTGTAAGACCTGAAGATACTTTAATTGTAGAGAAGGATTCTGGAACTATCAATGGAGAGATAACTTTGACTACATTCTTGGGTGAATGTGTCTCCTACGAAGTTAAATTAGAAAATGGTGAAGAGATAGAAGTAAAAGTATTTTCTAAAGATACGGGTATTAAACATATGGGAGAAAAAGTTGGAATTCTTTTCCCTGAAGATAAAAGAAAACATTTTGATAAAAGTGAGGAAAGTTAA
- a CDS encoding ABC transporter substrate-binding protein yields MKNLTKILKLVLALSLLLAVACGKEETETTQTVTKSNEVTVYSSHPSQLLNTITNSFTEQTGIKVNIVAAGTGEILKRIQAESTNPLGDVIWGGGAESLNSFKEYFAPYKTTSHDKIDPLFRDPEDKWFGFALLPMVIIYNTDLVTGDDIPTSWADVTDPKWKGKVAMASPVKSGSSYTITATLLTAFGKDTETGFDFIKKFIANLDGKILGSSSGVPKGVVDKEYSIGLAHEKGAVKYKNAGGHLGIVYPSEGTSAVPDAAALIKDAVNEENAKLFLDYIVSEEVQKTLADEFKIRGVRDDVAAPEGLLPLSEIKLVDYDFGWASESKKTIVKRWKNIVSGKE; encoded by the coding sequence ATGAAAAATTTAACAAAAATTTTAAAATTAGTACTGGCACTCTCACTTCTATTGGCTGTAGCCTGCGGGAAAGAAGAAACAGAGACTACTCAAACTGTAACTAAAAGTAACGAGGTGACTGTATATTCATCACACCCATCTCAACTTCTAAACACTATTACAAATAGTTTTACTGAACAAACAGGAATAAAGGTTAATATCGTTGCAGCCGGGACTGGAGAAATCCTTAAGAGAATTCAAGCTGAAAGTACAAATCCTTTGGGAGATGTTATCTGGGGTGGAGGAGCAGAATCTCTTAACTCATTCAAGGAATATTTTGCACCATATAAAACTACAAGTCACGATAAGATAGACCCTTTATTCAGAGATCCTGAAGATAAATGGTTTGGTTTTGCACTACTGCCTATGGTTATTATCTATAATACCGATCTTGTAACCGGAGACGATATCCCTACTTCTTGGGCCGATGTAACTGATCCTAAATGGAAAGGAAAGGTTGCTATGGCTTCTCCTGTTAAATCCGGATCTTCTTATACTATAACTGCTACTCTGTTGACTGCCTTTGGAAAAGATACAGAAACCGGTTTTGATTTCATCAAGAAATTTATAGCTAACCTGGATGGTAAGATTTTAGGAAGTTCTTCTGGTGTTCCTAAAGGTGTTGTAGATAAGGAATATTCTATTGGATTAGCTCATGAAAAAGGGGCTGTTAAATATAAAAATGCCGGTGGGCATCTAGGAATAGTATACCCGTCTGAGGGTACTTCTGCTGTTCCTGATGCTGCTGCTTTAATTAAAGATGCTGTCAATGAAGAAAATGCTAAATTGTTCTTAGATTACATCGTAAGTGAAGAGGTTCAAAAAACTTTAGCTGATGAATTTAAGATCAGAGGAGTAAGAGACGATGTTGCTGCTCCAGAAGGTTTACTTCCTCTCTCAGAGATCAAGTTAGTTGACTATGATTTTGGTTGGGCTTCAGAAAGTAAAAAGACAATAGTAAAAAGATGGAAAAATATAGTTTCAGGAAAGGAGTAA
- a CDS encoding PEP/pyruvate-binding domain-containing protein: MKKLIYHLDTKDIVKLSEVGGKAKSLIESTRIGLNVPDGFILTVEFFTPWTEDLKKNEIWEEFLKNPSRESCDKLKKIADKFEFKEGQGKILEGAKKRYAKDSIFAVRSSSPEEDLEGISFAGMYETSLGITADNLKIAIKTAFASMLDTKVVEYKKIQGISIENPEIAVIVQRQIYSEISGIAFSLNPQNNCYDEAYINASFGLGETIVSGQVTPDTYVVEKVQRKIIEKTIAEKKTGLWLEEDGGIVERENEDRNAPALTDEEILLVSDFVSKCENYYGFPMDIEWAMAEGELYLLQARPVTSYLPIYEEMMTQPGERKILYLDLTVLTQGFSENISILGLEIWGKMLDAAKGGVMPVGKDGGVINIHGRQYMNISNYLKLMGGNRTTQLWGNYDKPTRMIFESINLKEEYEAETLTPKMKGVKKAILRQIFNMSLFFIKGLYKEKKLLQEYVDKGEEVYQYAVTKVKNDRPFDVVVDEVFKEFEGLIKPAYIIMLGISNYSKIKKMFKGMGLDDEIISLSMDLQGNPTSKMGREMLRLASFDEVQKISTGKEFAEKLSRNEFSEEFTAFYEEYIHRYGARGFKEIDIAAPRSYENPEKFFIQLKALNIHDNVVLTVKERKQKAYNKLLEKAKELGKKKKFIKYAGIYDETMGYREHPKYLYVIINDALRKVALEIGRQFKDEGRLKFKDQIFDLTIKQVREAQNNKENLQGIIEKNLKLRKTREHIKDWPKIIDSRGKIFRYIRESEEGDLAGDPISPGVIRGRAKVLNSPYEKSLEKGEILVARATEPAWTPIFVNASGVVMEIGGPLQHGAIIAREYGIPCVSGIHKATEIIKDGDLLEVDGSSGIVKIVEKKDHR, translated from the coding sequence ATGAAAAAATTAATATATCATTTGGATACCAAGGATATTGTAAAATTGTCGGAAGTAGGAGGCAAAGCCAAGTCTTTGATAGAGAGTACAAGGATTGGTTTAAATGTACCCGATGGATTTATTCTGACTGTGGAATTTTTTACTCCCTGGACAGAAGATCTAAAAAAAAATGAAATATGGGAGGAGTTTTTAAAAAATCCTTCCAGGGAAAGCTGTGATAAATTAAAAAAAATAGCTGATAAGTTTGAATTTAAAGAAGGTCAAGGGAAGATCTTAGAAGGTGCAAAAAAGAGGTATGCAAAAGATTCTATTTTTGCAGTTCGTTCTTCTTCTCCCGAAGAAGATTTGGAAGGGATTAGTTTTGCCGGGATGTATGAGACCAGTCTGGGGATAACTGCAGATAATTTAAAAATAGCCATAAAAACAGCATTTGCTTCTATGCTGGATACAAAGGTGGTGGAATATAAAAAAATACAGGGGATATCCATAGAAAATCCTGAGATAGCAGTAATAGTTCAAAGACAGATATATTCTGAAATCAGCGGGATAGCATTTTCATTGAATCCGCAGAATAACTGTTATGATGAGGCATATATCAATGCAAGTTTTGGGTTGGGAGAAACCATTGTATCCGGGCAGGTAACACCGGATACATATGTTGTAGAAAAGGTTCAGAGAAAGATAATAGAAAAGACTATTGCGGAAAAGAAAACAGGGCTGTGGTTAGAAGAAGATGGTGGCATAGTAGAAAGAGAAAACGAAGATAGGAATGCTCCAGCATTGACAGATGAAGAGATCCTTTTGGTGTCGGATTTTGTGTCAAAATGTGAAAATTATTACGGTTTCCCAATGGATATAGAGTGGGCCATGGCAGAAGGGGAACTTTATCTATTACAGGCTCGTCCCGTAACCAGTTATCTGCCCATCTATGAGGAGATGATGACACAACCGGGGGAAAGAAAGATTCTCTATCTGGATTTGACTGTACTAACCCAGGGGTTTTCAGAAAATATTTCTATCCTGGGTTTAGAAATATGGGGGAAGATGTTAGATGCTGCCAAGGGCGGGGTAATGCCTGTTGGTAAAGATGGAGGGGTAATAAATATCCACGGCAGACAGTATATGAATATATCCAATTATTTAAAACTCATGGGAGGAAATAGAACTACCCAGTTATGGGGGAATTATGATAAACCTACCAGGATGATCTTTGAAAGTATAAATTTAAAGGAAGAATATGAGGCTGAAACATTAACTCCCAAAATGAAGGGGGTAAAAAAAGCTATATTGAGGCAAATATTTAATATGAGTTTATTTTTTATAAAAGGGTTGTATAAGGAAAAAAAATTACTTCAGGAATATGTGGATAAGGGGGAAGAGGTATATCAATATGCTGTAACCAAGGTAAAAAATGACCGGCCCTTTGATGTGGTAGTAGATGAAGTTTTTAAAGAATTTGAAGGGTTGATAAAACCGGCATATATAATTATGCTGGGAATATCCAATTATTCTAAGATAAAGAAGATGTTTAAGGGGATGGGGTTGGATGATGAAATCATCTCTTTAAGTATGGATCTTCAGGGGAATCCAACCAGTAAAATGGGCCGTGAGATGTTAAGATTGGCTTCTTTTGATGAGGTTCAAAAGATATCAACGGGGAAGGAGTTTGCAGAAAAACTTTCTAGAAATGAATTCTCCGAAGAATTTACGGCATTTTATGAGGAGTATATCCACAGATACGGAGCCAGGGGATTTAAGGAGATAGATATAGCAGCCCCCCGGTCCTACGAAAATCCGGAAAAATTCTTTATCCAGCTGAAGGCATTAAATATCCATGATAATGTAGTGCTGACGGTAAAGGAAAGAAAGCAAAAAGCCTACAATAAATTGTTGGAGAAAGCAAAAGAATTAGGAAAAAAGAAAAAGTTTATTAAATATGCGGGGATATACGATGAAACCATGGGGTATAGGGAACATCCTAAATATCTCTATGTGATAATCAACGATGCTCTCAGAAAGGTGGCCCTTGAAATAGGCAGGCAGTTTAAAGATGAAGGAAGACTAAAATTCAAAGATCAGATATTTGATCTGACTATAAAGCAGGTAAGGGAGGCTCAAAACAATAAAGAGAATTTACAGGGTATAATTGAAAAAAATCTGAAATTACGAAAAACCAGGGAACACATTAAAGACTGGCCGAAGATTATAGACAGCCGGGGGAAGATATTCAGGTATATAAGGGAATCGGAAGAGGGAGATCTGGCAGGAGATCCTATCTCGCCTGGAGTTATCCGTGGCAGAGCCAAGGTACTTAATTCTCCCTATGAAAAATCCCTGGAAAAAGGAGAAATTTTAGTAGCCAGAGCTACAGAACCAGCATGGACTCCTATTTTTGTAAATGCATCGGGGGTGGTCATGGAAATCGGCGGACCTCTCCAGCACGGGGCAATAATAGCTCGGGAATATGGAATTCCCTGTGTAAGCGGCATCCATAAGGCTACAGAAATTATTAAGGATGGAGATTTACTGGAAGTTGACGGATCCAGCGGAATAGTTAAGATCGTAGAAAAAAAGGATCACAGATGA
- a CDS encoding nucleotidyltransferase family protein, translated as MKKRPTLVIMAAGMGSRYGGLKQIDPVGLNGEIIMDYSIYDARLAGFGKVVFVIKEEFYDIFKKKIGDRISKLEDIEVRYVFQDIKSIPKKYKLPQDRVKPWGTGHAVLSCKDVIDEPFAVINADDFYGSTTFKLIYDELANQTDEYGYSMVGFQLDKTISKNGSVARGICTLDKDSHLVTVEEKTKIEEVSGTIYSFEDKYNSLAEKTELIKIELEGNTPVSMNIWGFMPSIFKELESGFENFLDENLGELKSEFYIPSLVDNLIKSKKAFVKVIKTVEKWHGVTYQQDKEDVSKALKNMTPDIYPDRYINS; from the coding sequence ATGAAAAAAAGACCTACATTGGTTATTATGGCAGCAGGAATGGGAAGCAGGTATGGAGGCTTAAAGCAAATTGACCCGGTTGGTCTAAATGGAGAAATCATAATGGATTATTCTATCTACGATGCCAGGTTAGCAGGATTCGGGAAAGTGGTATTTGTTATAAAGGAAGAATTTTATGATATATTTAAGAAAAAAATAGGGGACAGGATATCAAAATTAGAAGATATAGAAGTCAGATATGTATTTCAGGATATAAAATCTATCCCTAAGAAATATAAACTTCCCCAAGACAGGGTAAAACCCTGGGGGACAGGGCATGCTGTTTTATCCTGCAAAGATGTGATAGATGAACCTTTTGCAGTTATAAATGCCGATGATTTCTATGGTTCAACAACCTTTAAGCTGATTTATGATGAACTTGCAAACCAGACAGATGAATATGGATATTCCATGGTAGGTTTCCAATTAGATAAAACCATCAGTAAAAATGGCAGTGTAGCAAGGGGAATATGTACATTGGATAAAGATAGCCACCTGGTTACAGTGGAAGAAAAGACTAAAATAGAGGAAGTTTCAGGAACTATCTATTCCTTTGAAGATAAATATAATTCTTTAGCAGAAAAAACAGAACTTATAAAAATAGAATTAGAAGGAAATACTCCTGTATCTATGAATATTTGGGGGTTTATGCCGTCTATTTTTAAGGAATTAGAATCAGGGTTTGAAAATTTTTTAGATGAAAATCTAGGGGAGTTAAAATCTGAATTTTATATTCCCAGCCTTGTAGATAATTTAATTAAATCAAAAAAAGCTTTTGTGAAAGTAATAAAAACTGTGGAAAAATGGCATGGAGTAACTTATCAGCAGGATAAAGAGGATGTTTCTAAGGCTTTAAAAAATATGACCCCCGATATCTATCCGGACAGATATATAAATAGTTAA